In the genome of Tropicibacter oceani, one region contains:
- a CDS encoding class I SAM-dependent methyltransferase codes for MTALSDQTRAIYDREAQRYDLGRNRSLFERPWLDRALADVPKGGAVLDLGCGAGEPIGRYLVDQGYDVTGADFSQAMLAIFRSRLPQARAVLADMRQLDLGQSFDAIIGWGSFFHLTAQDQRAALPRIAAHLAPGGRLLLTVGPEAGEAIGSVGRSQVYHASLGHEDYVSILSNTECRTEEFAPNDAGAQGHSLLLARRNPC; via the coding sequence ATGACCGCGCTGTCGGACCAGACCCGCGCGATCTATGATCGCGAGGCGCAGCGCTATGACCTGGGGCGCAATCGCAGCCTGTTCGAGCGGCCCTGGCTGGACCGGGCGCTGGCCGATGTGCCCAAGGGCGGCGCGGTTCTGGACCTGGGCTGCGGCGCGGGCGAACCGATCGGGCGCTACCTTGTGGATCAGGGCTATGACGTGACCGGCGCGGATTTCTCTCAGGCGATGCTGGCGATCTTTCGCAGCCGCCTGCCGCAGGCCCGCGCGGTTCTGGCCGACATGCGGCAGCTGGACCTTGGGCAAAGTTTCGATGCGATCATCGGCTGGGGGTCGTTCTTTCACCTGACCGCGCAGGACCAGCGCGCCGCCCTGCCGCGCATCGCGGCGCATCTGGCGCCGGGCGGCAGGCTGCTGCTGACCGTCGGCCCCGAGGCCGGCGAAGCGATCGGCAGCGTCGGCCGATCGCAGGTCTATCACGCCTCGCTTGGCCATGAAGACTATGTATCGATTCTGTCGAATACGGAGTGCCGGACCGAGGAATTCGCCCCGAACGACGCGGGTGCCCAGGGTCACAGCCTGCTTTTGGCGCGGCGAAATCCCTGTTAA
- a CDS encoding LysM peptidoglycan-binding domain-containing protein, with the protein MIAATTVSTAAQETCGGIYTVQRGDSLSLIADKLYKDVGQWTAIYRNNIDIIPSPDSIRVGQSYRMPCIDGLPTGLKGGTVIDKTSVAAPRITAAAAPVTAQDELAQRQREAEERGKGVDVRLLAGDDFRPFTNRLQMSSGMITDLVNRAFVADDSTGKHKFYWINDRSVHLDPMLSDGMVDLAFPWKKPQCAEGDTASICTDYVYSEPMFEMLVVLFTAKGRPVTFNSEADLAGMRVCSPLGHDAGSRQGGASYLTKAGARLQQPVTAEECFERLVSGAADAVAMNEFTGRVVLKDMGLSAQVELMLRRPLAIEGLHVVAHKSNPRAEALIGAFDAGLAEMRESGEYLSVIDTHMSSIWAGL; encoded by the coding sequence TTGATCGCTGCCACGACGGTATCGACTGCGGCTCAGGAAACCTGTGGTGGCATTTATACGGTACAACGTGGTGATAGTCTCTCGCTCATCGCAGACAAACTATACAAGGACGTCGGTCAGTGGACCGCGATCTACCGAAACAACATCGACATCATACCCAGCCCGGACAGCATCCGGGTGGGGCAGAGTTACCGGATGCCCTGCATCGACGGGCTGCCCACCGGTCTGAAGGGCGGCACCGTCATCGACAAGACCAGCGTCGCCGCGCCCAGGATCACGGCTGCTGCGGCGCCCGTCACGGCGCAGGACGAACTGGCACAGCGCCAGCGCGAGGCCGAAGAGCGCGGCAAGGGCGTCGATGTGCGGCTGCTGGCGGGCGATGATTTCCGACCTTTCACCAACCGGTTGCAGATGAGCTCGGGGATGATCACCGACCTGGTGAACCGCGCCTTTGTCGCCGATGACAGCACCGGCAAGCACAAGTTCTACTGGATCAACGACCGTTCCGTGCACCTGGACCCGATGCTGTCCGACGGTATGGTCGACCTGGCCTTTCCCTGGAAAAAGCCGCAGTGCGCCGAGGGCGATACCGCCAGCATCTGCACCGACTATGTCTATTCCGAACCGATGTTCGAAATGCTGGTGGTGCTGTTCACCGCCAAGGGCCGGCCGGTGACCTTCAACTCCGAGGCGGACCTGGCCGGCATGCGCGTGTGCAGCCCGCTGGGCCATGACGCCGGCAGCCGGCAGGGTGGGGCCAGTTATCTGACCAAGGCCGGGGCGCGCCTGCAACAGCCGGTCACGGCCGAGGAATGCTTTGAGCGGTTGGTCAGCGGCGCCGCCGATGCGGTGGCGATGAACGAATTCACCGGCCGCGTCGTGCTCAAGGACATGGGTCTGTCGGCGCAGGTGGAACTGATGCTGCGCCGCCCGCTTGCGATCGAAGGCCTGCACGTGGTCGCGCACAAATCCAATCCGCGCGCCGAGGCGCTGATCGGCGCCTTTGACGCGGGGCTGGCCGAAATGCGCGAAAGCGGTGAATACCTGTCGGTCATCGACACCCATATGTCCAGCATCTGGGCAGGGCTGTAA